From a single Lolium rigidum isolate FL_2022 chromosome 7, APGP_CSIRO_Lrig_0.1, whole genome shotgun sequence genomic region:
- the LOC124672433 gene encoding probable LRR receptor-like serine/threonine-protein kinase At1g56140 has translation MRQLLHGVPLLLLLLAAVAHAQQTARTDPGDAAALNAVFAKLGQKALSTWNISGDPCTGAATDNTNIDNNPPFNPAIKCELCTATGNTSVCRITRLKIYAMDAVGPIPEELWNLTALTNLDLSQNYLTGPLSSLIGGLTAMQYMSLGINALSGPVPKELGNLTNLVSLSISSNNFSGSLPSELGNLPKLEQLYIDSCGLTGPLPSSLSRLVNMKTLWASDNDFTGLIPDYIGSWTNLTNLRFQGNSFQGPLPATLSNLGQMTNLRIGDIVNGSSSLAFLTNMTSLTTLVLRNCRISDRLVSIDFSNFASLSLLDLSFNNITGQVPQTLFNLTSLRFLFLGNNSLSGSLPSSIGSSLKNLDFSYNQLSGSVPSWAKNSQLNLVSNNFTVDSSSNSVLPTGWTCLQRDTPCFLGSPQSSSFAVDSGSVRSIAGSDGPTYEPDDASLGPASYSVTGAPTWGVSNVGSFMDAANGSYIIYNSQQFQNTLDTELFRNARMSPSSLRYFGIGLENGNYTVTLQFAEFEFPDTQSWKSRGRRVFDIYVQGERKEQNFDIKKAAGGKSYTAVRKQYTVPVTKNFLEIHLFWAGKGTCCIPSQGYYGPAISALSATPNFTPTVRSAAAKKKGSKTGVIVGVVVGVAVLGLAALAGIFFWIQKRRKLSLEQEELYSIVGRPNVLSYSELRSATENFSSNNLLGQGGYGSVYKGKLTDGRFVAVKQLSETSHQGKKEFATEIETISRVQHRNLVKLYGCCLEGNKPLLVYEYLENGSLDRALFGKGSAHLDWPTRFEICLGIARGLAYLHEESAIRVVHRDIKASNILLDANLKPKISDFGLAKLYDDQETHVSTKVAGTFGYLAPEYAMRGHMTEKVDVFAFGVVVLETLAGRPNYYTKDEDKVYIFEWVWELYEDNCPLDMLDPRLEEFNSEEVLRAIKVALVCTQGSPHQRPPMSRVVAMLTGDVEAPDVVAKPSYITEWQIKGGGDTSYMSSDVRGQSSSETRAPDSARGSKVMSSAIYEGR, from the exons ATGAGGCAGCTCCTCCATGGCGTGCCGCTCTTGCTTCTGCTTCTTGCGGCGGTTGCCCATGCTCAACAGACGGCGAGAACTGATCCCGGCGACG CGGCGGCACTGAACGCGGTGTTCGCCAAGCTCGGCCAGAAAGCGTTGTCCACATGGAACATCAGCGGCGACCCCTGCACCGGCGCCGCAACCGACAACACCAACATCGACAACAACCCGCCCTTCAACCCGGCCATCAAGTGCGAGCTCTGCAccgccaccggcaacacctccgtCTGCCGCATCACCAGGCT GAAAATATACGCCATGGACGCCGTCGGACCGATACCGGAAGAGCTGTGGAACCTTACTGCCCTGACCAATCT TGATTTGTCGCAAAATTACTTAACAGGACCTTTATCATCCCTCATCGGGGGGTTGACTGCTATGCAATACAT GTCTCTTGGCATCAACGCGTTATCTGGACCTGTACCAAAGGAGCTCGGGAACCTTACCAATCTTGTGTCACT GAGCATTAGCTCAAACAACTTTAGCGGCTCGCTTCCTTCGGAACTGGGAAACCTGCCAAAACTTGAACAACT GTACATTGACAGTTGTGGCCTTACTGGTCCACTACCATCCTCACTTTCCAGGCTCGTGAATATGAAAACACT GTGGGCGTCAGATAACGATTTTACTGGGCTAATACCTGATTATATTGGGAGCTGGACTAATTTAACAAATCT GAGGTTTCAAGGCAATTCTTTTCAAGGTCCGCTTCCAGCTACTCTTTCCAATCTTGGCCAAATGACAAACTT ACGAATTGGTGATATAGTAAATGGAAGTTCTTCATTGGCATTCCTCACTAATATGACATCTTTGACCACCCT GGTTTTGAGGAATTGTAGGATATCTGATAGGCTTGTATCAATAGACTTTTCGAACTTCGCGAGTTTAAGTTTATT GGATTTGAGTTTCAACAATATCACAGGCCAAGTACCACAAACTTTGTTTAACCTGACCTCACTCCGCTTCTT ATTTCTTGGGAACAATAGCCTTTCAGGAAGCCTTCCAAGCTCAATTGGATCTTCACTTAAAAATTT AGATTTTTCTTACAATCAGCTATCAGGAAGCGTTCCTTCTTGGGCTAAAAATTCACAGTT GAATCTGGTGAGTAACAATTTCACCGTGGATAGTTCCAGCAACAG TGTCTTACCTACGGGGTGGACGTGCCTTCAGCGTGATACACCATGCTTTCTTGGTTCTCCACAGT CCTCTTCCTTTGCTGTGGACTCTGGTAGTGTTCGATCCATAGCAGGCTCAGATGGTCCTACCTATGAACCTGATGATGCCAGTCTTGGACCTGCATCATATAGTGTTACAGGAGCACCAACATGGGGTGTTAGCAATGTTGGAAGTTTCATGGATGCAGCAAATGGAAGTTATATAATCTACAATTCGCAGCAGTTTCAGAATACACTTGATACGGAACTGTTCCGGAATGCAAGGATGTCGCCATCATCTTTAAGATACTTTGGTATTGGACTTGAGAATGGAAACTATACAGTAACACTTCAATTTGCAGAGTTTGAGTTCCCAGACACTCAATCTTGGAAGAGCCGAGGTAGAAGGGTTTTCGATATATATGTCCAG GGTGAGCGTAAGGAGCAGAACTTTGACATAAAGAAGGCGGCAGGAGGGAAATCTTACACTGCAGTTAGGAAGCAGTACACTGTTCCTGTTACCAAGAACTTTCTTGAGATTCATCTCTTCTGGGCTGGAAAGGGCACTTGCTGCATTCCTTCTCAAGGATACTACGGGCCTGCAATATCAGCTTTGAGTGCAACACCAA ATTTCACCCCTACAGTACGTAGTGCTGCGGCAAAGAAGAAAGGTAGTAAAACAGGTGTGATTGTGGGAGTTGTAGTTGGTGTGGCAGTTTTAGGATTGGCAGCACTTGCCGGAATCTTTTTTTGGATACAAAAAAGGCGAAAACTATCACTGGAGCAAGAAG AGTTGTACAGTATTGTGGGAAGACCTAATGTCCTCAGTTATAGTGAACTGAGGTCAGCTACTGAAAATTTCAGTTCTAATAACCTTCTTGGTCAAGGAGGATATGGGTCGGTCTATAAG GGAAAGTTAACTGATGGTAGGTTCGTGGCAGTGAAGCAGCTGTCTGAAACATCTCATCAGGGGAAAAAAGAATTTGCGACGGAAATAGAAACTATATCTCGAGTGCAACATCGTAATCTTGTGAAGCTGTATGGTTGCTGCCTTGAGGGAAATAAGCCATTGCTGGTTTATGAGTACTTGGAGAATGGAAGCCTGGACCGTGCTCTGTTTG GAAAGGGGAGTGCACACTTAGACTGGCCAACACGTTTTGAGATATGCTTAGGCATTGCAAGAGGTCTGGCCTATCTTCATGAAGAATCTGCCATCCGTGTTGTGCACAGGGACATAAAGGCCAGCAATATCTTACTTGATGCCAATCTCAAACCTAAGATCTCAGATTTCGGGCTTGCAAAACTTTATGATGATCAGGAGACACATGTCAGCACGAAAGTTGCTGGCACATT TGGTTATCTCGCACCTGAGTATGCCATGAGAGGCCATATGACAGAGAAGGTTGATGTGTTTGCGTTTGGCGTTGTGGTGTTGGAGACTTTAGCTGGAAGGCCTAATTATTACACTAAGGACGAAGACAAGGTTTATATATTTGAATGG GTCTGGGAACTGTACGAGGACAACTGCCCTCTGGACATGCTCGACCCGAGGCTCGAGGAGTTTAACAGCGAGGAGGTGCTCAGGGCCATCAAAGTGGCGCTCGTCTGCACCCAGGGCTCGCCCCACCAGCGCCCGCCCATGTCGAGGGTGGTGGCGATGCTGACGGGTGACGTTGAGGCCCCTGACGTGGTGGCCAAGCCCAGCTACATCACGGAGTGGCAGATCAAGGGTGGTGGCGACACCAGCTACATGAGCTCCGACGTCAGGGGGCAGTCAAGCTCGGAGACGAGGGCCCCTGACTCGGCGCGTGGCTCAAAGGTCATGAGCTCTGCCATCTATGAAGGCCGTTGA